The genomic stretch CTCGTTCCTTTCCTAAATGATTTCCCCTAATGAGATTGAAAGAGTTTAATTAGATACACAAGCTATTAGACTCGAGAATTCTAGTTCCTATGAGCTCTAATGCAACGACAGCGTCTGATTGACTGAGAAGGAGAACAGAAAAGAGAAGGAACCTTTGATCTGGAGGCAATCATGGAGTACAAATCAGCATAGCTTTGGCTGAGCTTCTCCCTCCGCTGCCGCTCTCTCATCATATGCCGGAAACCCCTGCTCGTCTCCACCCCGCTGGGCTCCTCCCCCTTCGGGATCCTTCTCAACATCTCAATGACCCGCCGGTGGATGTTCCGGCCACCGTCGCCGCCACTTCTGGTTTCTGAGCTGCAGCACTCCGACATTTGTGCACCTTCCGACCTGGCATACCTCCCGAAGGCACTCGAATgggccggcggcggcggcgcaaccGGCGGGTCTATCTCCTGCATGAGCTCAGGGAAGGCGGCCGTACAATCGAAGGGCAGTTCCGGCGACAAGGCCCAGAGGAGACTGTTATCAACCCCATGTAAGTACTCCTCGTGGAAGGGGACGAAGGGCTCCGTTGCCATTACCGCTGCTCTCCACCTCGACTGCTCCTAACTATTCCCGCTGGCTTAAATGGCGGGCCGCCCTTATATGCAGCCGCGGTTGCACTTTAAACACGCGGTCAAATTGGACGACCAGTCCAATCTGCGGAAAAAGCCCACGTGACGACGATGGCGTTCCTTTGGTGCGATTCCCCCACGTGACGAATCGACGGTCGTCGTCCCCGACGTCAACGAACCCCATCCTAGCCGTCGATTCCGGAAGGCCTGGACTGGTCATGTTGTTTTGACCGTCCAAATTGCGGCGCATTCCCACATGGGGAAATTGCGTCGATGGAACCTGAATAACCCCCATGTGGGGAATTAAGCGGCTTCCACGTTGTTACCATTATCATAAGACGGTAAAGAAATTGCACGATTGAATCTGGTAAGAGGGAAGACTTTGACTACCAAATCTAATTGCTGACGAGTTGATCGCTTGTGGTGTGGTGGGTTTAATCAGTTGATTCAGTAAACCCATGGGAAGTGAGAAAAGATATAGCAGCTTCTGATTTAGGGCTAGTAAATCACAAGCTATGTTTTGTTCCTCTTCCCCACTGACAaccccaccctctctctctctctctctctcacattagAAGCTTCTCAATCACCTTCCAACAACTTGGGCAAATTTATTGGAATGTATAGAATACACAAATAGATACTTCTGATGGCTCAGAAGTAGTCAACCCATCCAAGAGAACACTAAGTTTGATTCCATTTTGGAAGGCATTTTGAAGAGGGATTTGTCTTAAAGAAGACCAATTCTTTGAGTTCGAAGGGAAAGGTTTAAAGATGAGCCAAAAACCCTGAGTTTATCTACTGTAGTACTACTATCTGAACTGAACTTTACCGACTTAGCTTTACCACCATTGCAGGGTGGTAAGTCACTGCCTACAGATCAACCAACCTACTGAGCAACTTTACGTCCTATCGGTATGATTTGGTTCGATCTCGAGTATGCAGAGTCGCCCACGTGGGCAACTACTCGAATGGGGGTGGTCGACATCATGTCGGATTTAGGCTTCGCCTCCAGAATCAATTCGAGGTAGAGCAAGGAGTTGCTCTTCCTCCTTCGTTGGGTTATTGTTCCTTCCTTGCCGAGTTCTTGCACACATGCCGAAGTCGAAAAGGAGATTCCTTGACTCAATCTTTCTGAAGCTTAAGTCAATGTTGAATGGTGTTAGAGGGAGTTTGAGTGTTCGAAATTAGATCTATAACGCTAGTCAGGGGATTGACTTTTATACCTATGAACAAAAGTCGATTGCATATGGTCTGTTAATGGCCGTCAGCTCCTCAAACGGTCGACTTGTACCTTTCGTGTGGACACCGACCGACCTGCATGGACGCACACCAAGCGATGTCGTTTCGAGCTTTCTGGAGTGGCTTTGTACTATGTGACGTCGTCTTGTACGACCTCGGACGACACGGGAGCAAGCGGCCATCCCGTCTTAGTCCAAGGTATCACATCGATGTAGTGTACTATGTCATCTTTGAGGCTCCATATTGATGTTGATGTGACTACTGACTATTGCCGCGGGGGTGATACCAGAACATGCCCTATCAACCCAAAATATTAAGTTCTAATCGGTGAATTATCTATCAGATGGGGAAGTGTGGAAAACCTGTTGACATTTTTCTTCTAAGCACAAACTCTGTAGTCTCTCACACTTCCTTGGATGTCGTTCACAGATTTGGAAGCAGCTAATCCTTTCAGGAATAAGGCTTGGAATTGAACAGCTAAAAGGGAACTTTCCTTGTGCTAAAAATGAGCTAAGTATTCTTCctactctctctcctcctccccttAATTTCTGGAAACTTTCTTGGCAAAAGGAGTTTTTCTTGTTAGATATAAGAAATGATCTTTGATTGTATATCCTCAAGAAAATATACTTTCAATACCATGAAGTTATATCTATTTATAGAGATTAGAAGACACATCCAATTTTTCATGGTGAACTAATATAATTGATCCTCCATTTCATACATCCTTTTATGGTGTCTCTTCATTACATAGGGTTTAAGATAAACAAATTAAATTTACTATCTAACTTGGCCATAAAAATTGTTTCCTTTCATCATGCATATGAAATAAAATCTTCAATTTATCAAGAAAACAATTGATGAATTTGACCAAAATATCAACAACTTTATCCTCAAATCTTATGTATTGCAATTGAACCTCTTTCTTTTCTCTTATATTCATATtatatttcttcattttttttcctcATTGTTCTTGGCTTCGTCATTGATCATTTCCGTAACCTTATTTTGAAGATACTTGTAGGTTTTAGCTATCATAATTTTCTTGAAGTTAATGTTCATCTAGATCTACAAAGATGAGgatgagtattttttttttatcgttctTCTTAAAATCTTTCAAGACATTTTTATGGCATACCATATCATAATCTTCAGACTCTTCAGTCTTCTTCATCACCTTTTAACTTTCACCATAATTTTTCCAAAATTATTCTTATTCAAAGAAGATtatattttaactcttctttctctAATATCAGTTTGGCATGCCAtatcatcttaattttttttaatacattCTTCTACGAGCTCCCATTTATCAGAAAATCCAAATGAGACTTTTAATTGATATACTTTCAATTTTCATTATTCTATTTGACAAGATAAGAAATTTGAAGTCGAAACCGCtcaaaataaattttgattatatatCCTCAAACAATTACTCATTTTTCCTCAGCACATTCAATATCACAAATCACTATTTATTTATAGGGATTGAGAGATATATTCTTAATCATTAATGAATAAGAGTTTGACTTAAATTAATTAGGATTAACATATAACAAATCAtactaatttaatttaaaaacttAAGGTTCTTAGTTATGGGCAAACCAAGTATATGTTGATAAGGCCATTTAGTCTCACATTGGTTCAGAAGTATGAAAACCAAGAGCTCATAAGTTCGTCGAGTTTTTCTTATCCTCAAAGGTGCTTTTTGAAGCTCATATGCTCTGAAAGGATAAAATTGTGCGAGTACACCCACCGCTTAAAGTGGATAATTTTAATTGATATACTTTCGTGATATGAGATTATCCTCTTAGCTCATCTTTTTTATCTCACACACATAAATATTTTCAATGTTCTATATTGTATTAATTTGTCATGTATCTATTTAAAGAAAGATTACATAGACCTTTTAATGATGACCCTATATAATTGATCATCTTTTCATAATattactagtcatatgtgccctataagccaatcacatatgATTTAACACGtgatccttttgcttattatattttgacatttatcactttatatatatatatatatatatatatatatatatatatataatgtctttggatctgtgtaatggaaatagatcatgataagatcatgataatgagactgattcgtctttaaacacggatcataaataatcccgatcataggttactcgagaggaatatcgaaataaccgaacagactagtgtattatatacccatctatatgatggatacagctggtctcatagctgctcgtgtggcaatactagagatacaatacaggtgctcattggggaatgaattcactgattgattcgcttacaaaatgttggatggttgattataccttattgtcaaatagtgattccatagtcccaatggtatatttggtccttagacttgagacaccaaagatgtcttgtatgagtgctccattttttgataccagacttataggtttggatgtctcagatctagcacaaccgatctttgagcatggtagtcaaccttacgagagttattaagtgtcgatagaggagcaTACACTCTCTGTGTCATGAAAAGAATatcacatatgttcttgctcagacaaatccctagccagggtcattcagattgaaagaAAAAgcattctccgagagaatccgattagagcaagactcaagtagaaaccatatgaatCTAACaacactatgcccggtatacgatctctgagatattagatgaataagagATTAcagatacatagtaactgaggatagatatgttcaatagattggattcccctgtattgtcttgggactgcagcgtagtggcctaatacgtccatagtcgatgagtcgagtgaattattatagagataataatttactaagtcagAAAAAGTTCTAACAAAtataactcacgaccagcttgatattggacttagagggtcacacacatatgatagacattgtgatgagtaaagattcggatatgagatatccactgaagcccctatcttattggacatccaataagcctctgaattattagatcatatagacgagatccaataaaagcctatTAGAGATCCAATTATTggacattcagattgagagagaaaacattcttcgggagaatccgattagagcaagattcgagtagaaaccatatgggtctaacaacactatgctcgatatacgatctctgggatattagatggataagagattaCAGATATacaataactgaggatagataggttcaatagattggattctcctgtatcgtctaggaactatggcgtagtggcctagtacgtccgtagtcgataggtcgagtgaattattatagagataataatttactgagtcagaaagagttttgacaagtataactcacgatcaacttgatattgggcttagagtgtcacatacatatgatagacattgcgatgagtaaagatttggatatgagatatccactgaagtccctatcttattggacatccaataagcctatgaattattggatcacatagacgagatccaataagagcccacaaaagattattggatagaaatccattaatctaagagacttggatagttggatagaaatctaatacccaataagagatgatccattagagttaagttgataaggaacctctataaataggaggaattcagtggttcataggctaaagtcTTTCCTtgtctctcatattctcctccctctctccacctcaaagcaggcatggagttttgagaaacatcgtcgtagccctaatgTGTGAAGCACCaccagagaggagggcgcttgatatGCAATCTTCATAGATAATACAATttgttctatatgcagttttaagtttcgtagattttttatcactaatctttgcacgacgacgaacaaacTTTAagaatttggggattttattctctgttcttccgctgcgtatgtgatgtcacccctaagattttccaacaaatACAAGATCAAGATAAACCaattatctttatttataataatcTTATCTCTTTTTACCACCTCATGGAATCGTAGAGTTGCAACATAGAGATAATTTCATCAAAAGCCACTGTCATCAcgtaagaaaaataataaaaagttcaTTATATATATGGAAATGCAAAATTGATCGATTCGATCAGTATTTAATGATCTGACCGATTGAGATATGATTTGATCATGGTCCAAACCGATACAGATTACAATTCTTATTATATCATGCTTTCTTTTAACTACTATATGAgtattacttttatttttaagCTTCTATTAGAAAAGacaaattttttgacaaaaaaggACAAAATATTTTTACTTAAGGTGATGTAACCATTATCAAAAGTGATAAATCTTTCACTTTTTCTTATTGGAAGCCTACATTAGCCTAAAAATACATTagttatctttaaaaaaatatacttagaaaaaagttaatatttatattatgtcTATATATTAGGCATGTCAAAAATATAAGGTTCAAAAGTATTTGtactttatatttatttattacattATAGCTGAACCTTCAATGCTATCATCACAGATAATATTATTAGAAATACTATCAACAGAAGAGCTAGCAGAGTAATGTTATGGTCTTTTTTACAcattaaaaaaaagagagaacaaaTTGCAAAATTTCAGAGAAATTACAATTCAAAAATATGAATTCTGAAAAATTCTGAAAAAATTATGAAACAGATCCCACGCTTTCTGAAAAATCTAAGGTTGAAAATAATTGTTTCTTAGATTTAACACTATAAAACCAACACCTTATCTAGATTCTAGTGGAGACCAACCAACATCAAATCTATATTCAGGCCAACTCATTAGATATATGCTCATGAGATTTTCTCTAATAGATCTtttttattgagag from Musa acuminata AAA Group cultivar baxijiao chromosome BXJ1-3, Cavendish_Baxijiao_AAA, whole genome shotgun sequence encodes the following:
- the LOC135633842 gene encoding transcription factor BHLH148-like, yielding MATEPFVPFHEEYLHGVDNSLLWALSPELPFDCTAAFPELMQEIDPPVAPPPPAHSSAFGRYARSEGAQMSECCSSETRSGGDGGRNIHRRVIEMLRRIPKGEEPSGVETSRGFRHMMRERQRREKLSQSYADLYSMIASRSKGDKNSIIQSAAQYVLELQGVQKALQKRNEELKAEILRNNATDGAKIKISVTNPSSSIDSMIGALRCLKSLDVKAKAIRSDLSSTEFSATMSIDTKMATADVERVVQGALMEVEKKLHRQLPGINTRSQQCHVENMI